GAGAGGAGCAATGGGCGCTCGCGAAGAAGGGGGCGAACGATGCGGAGAAGGCGAAGGAGCGGGAGAAGAGGAAGCTTATCTTTAGCCGGGCTCAACAGTACGCTAAGGAGTACGAATCGCAGGTATTGATGCGAAGCGTGAACCATTTAGATCGTtaattcttcttttgtttttcggTGATTTGGTGTAAAAATTGGGTTTTTGATGTGAATTTGATTTGATGATGGTTTATGTTTTTGTAGGAGAAGGAGTTGATCCGGTTGAAGCGAGAGGCGAGGTTGAAGGGTGGATTCTATGTTAGCCCCGAGGCGAAGTTGCTCTTCATCATTCGTATTAGAGGGTACAgtactttgatttttttcttcttctttgtttgtgtagtattatttgtttaaattcttatatttgtttgcatatatttctgattttagaagcttcaatcctaTGTATGCAATGTATGTAAATTATAAGTTGGTGATATAGGTATATTAGTTAAGCACTATGTAAATGCCTAGTATTGGAATGTGTTATCCAAAAGCTACTGCTTTAATAAAATTTGCGTCGATTGCTTCTCCAGTGGAGGTTCCCATCACCATTTCTGTGCAGCTCTAAAGTACTTTCGGGCTTTTTCAGAGTGTGAGAGAATCGAAGCAGTTGCTTTTTGATATTGCATTGTCAAACTAGGACTAAATTGGATAGGAGAATTAGCCGTGTTAGTTACGTTGCATCTAAAgaggttttcttttttattattcttttccaTACTTTCAGGCTTTTTCGGAGTTCGAGAGAATCGAAGCAGTTGCTTTTTGATATTGCATTGTCGAACTAGGACTAAATCGGATAGGAGAATTAGCCGTGTTAGTTACGTTGCATCtaatggcttttttttttcttttttgttaaaaaaatttcgatGCAGTATCAATGCCATGCACCCAAAAACCAGAAAGATCTTGCAGCTGTTGCGGCTACGACAGGTATATATGGTTTGATTAGGATTGCTTCCAGTTTGCTTTTCTTCTGCTGCGAGTGCTGCGTATTCTTTTGCTTGGGTCTGATAGCTTTGCATTTGCATTTCTCATGGCAGATATTTAATGGTGTTTTCCTTAAAGTAAACAAGGCTACAATGAACATGTTGCGCCGGGTCGAGCCTTATGTGACTTATGGGTACTTAATAAATGCTGTTTTcatttgatattattattatgatcgCGATCTTTAGGGAATTGCTTTGTTTCAGGTATCCCAACCTGAAGAGTGTTAGGGAGTTGATCTACAAGAGGGGCTATGGAAAGCTGAACAAGCAGAGGGTTCCTTTGTCGGATAATTCAATCATCGAAAAGGTTTATCTTCGGaatcaagataaaaaattttagtgttatctTTATTGCATTGTTGTATATGATCATTTTATCTTCATTTGTAGGGTCTGGGGAACCATGGTATTGTTTGCATTGAGGATCTTGTTCACGAGATCATCACTGTTGGGCCGCACTTCAGAGAGGCAAACAACTTCCTGTGGCCGTTCAAACTCAAAGCACCATTGGGTGgcttgaagaagaagaggaaccaTTACGTCGAGGGCGGCGATGCCGGAAACCGCGAGGATTACATCAATGAGCTTATTAGAAGGATGAACTAGAGTCTTGATGTTCACTTAATCTCTTTTCTTAAGGtaggaagtttttttttcctgaaattAAGTGGACTTACATCTTAGCAAGTGAAGAACCTTGAATGCTCTGAAATTTTGGTGGTAAGAATCAAGTGTAACGCGAATGCTTTGCAATTTCACTATTTCTTATCAAGAGTTGAACAAATCTCAGTTGCCAAGTTTGTTTTCGTGTTCATTTTGGTGATAGAGCTCCTTTCGACTTGATGCTATGGAATAGTTGTTTTGCTAATTAAGATGTTTATTGTCTCTtaagtttttatctttttagttTTCCTACTTcattgttagttgcatgataACAAGTTAATGTTTTTTTGCGCTTATCGATTAGTTGATCGGTGATGTTCGCTTGTTTATAAGAAAACTTGATGGCATATTCATGGAAATTATGTGTATAACCAAAACAACCATAACTTGTGGGCTCAAAGTGGAAGTAGAGTCAGTGTCTGTGTAGAAAGGTTTCTTTGGATCGAATAATCGAGTTCACGGAGAAACTTTAATGAGCAAAGATGTGTTGAAATCATTTATTAGTGGGAATCAGAGTTTTTGTTTTCCTGTATCTCTTTCTTTCATTTGGATCCTTTCTGAGAGATTTATTCTGAAGATGAAATGGATGGCTACAAGGGTTATGGAAAAATACCTGTGGTCGCATTAATGATATTGTGGGCTACTTTGATTATTATGTAGGGGAGTAAAGTGCAAAATCCAATATACGTAGGCGGTATTCTGCAATTTGGCCTTAATTATATCTTTTTACAAGTTACTATGGTTGGTTTAAATGATTTGTGAAGATCTTATGTatgtatttgattttttttttatttcggaggatgtttgtgagagagagttttaaGTAAGTTTACTTTGAAATGAATCAATCCAGAATTTAAAGTCGAATTGGGCGATCAATAAATtggtttattttcattttagaaTGGAATGAGAATTGGAATCTGATTCCTCTAAATTCGAGAGAGGGCTTTATAACAAGTTTTTTTGCAAAGTTAAATGGTTATTGGATATTTCAAAGCacaaataaattctttttaaacTAAACTGAATAAAACACTGGATTTATAGAAGAGTAAAATGCTATAAAAATACCACACAGGATTTTTCAAGTGTGCTTGAtgagttagattttttttcttttttgtatataacatataatatttttaatagaatcGAGGAGCAGGGGTGTTTGATTCTGgcgagaaaaattattttctgaaaaaaaaagttttttttttttctgaaaaacaTTCTTTTCCACACTCTTCATTTTTctggtaaaaaatttgaaaaacaaaaaaaaaaaaaactacatttCATGAAATTTGGGcaaaattttttcagaaaaactaatttttctagaaatcaataaacagatttttttttttcagcgaaaaaattgttttttcaaaaacaaaaacattcaCTTAGTGGCTTGGCTTAATGagtaagatttcaaaatataacttgtgaggtagatatatatcttttctttttttttgagagagagataggtaccCGTTACGttacttcatttagaaataaatttagcttagctgaaaatatgaatcaataaggattcgaatttgggatctcgagtaccaaccaccaatccctttgccacttgctctagggacagttggtGAGGTAGgtatatatctttttcttttttttttgagagataggtagcacgctatccgctttatttattttatttagaaataaacttagctgaaaatgtgaatcaattaggattcgaacttgggtctcggatatcaaccaccaagccctttgccacttgctctaagaacGGTTGGTGAGATAGGTATATATCAAAGTCTGAAAACGGGAACAATAAGTTTAAAGCTGACTTATGAACTGCACGTTGCACACGAGGGTCATCATGTTGAGGTGCCTACAACAATGATGTGTATTTGGATTTATTCATTCAAAGTGGTGaatttgaaatgaaaaaaaggGGATATTCTAAGGCATAATGGACCCATCAAGTAaatctttgtgtgtgtgtgtgtatatatatccaTGAACAATTAGATGGACTCAATTGTCTTATGTTAGTCCAaattatttatgattttatgaAGATTTTCTATGACATTTTCTCCCAACTTATCACCAATTGGTGGTTGGTGAATCTAGAATATTCCCCAGATTCGATATTCTCCACATCaagaatattcaaaatttcataataaaatttggTAAATAAATTCTACATAATAGTCCGTTGGGCTGACGCTTCTGTATCAGTgctctcaaaatttcaaattacgattaagtagaagtttcaaattagattttttttagaaaaattgttTTAGAGTTTTGTTTGCCAAATGTctgattattatatatttgaataaccaagaaaatagggttcttaataaaataaatgatattaaCATATCCAATTTTAACATAGACATTAATGAGGTGTGTTATAATTGTTTCCTTAGCTTCAAGTAAAGGTTGTTCATATCTTGGACAATCAGAGCTACATCAGCAACCACCAAAAGTTTCTTaaccactaaaaaaaaaaaagaaagaaagaaagaaaaatccattgtcaaattagaaattagaatgtgaaagaaagattttttttttttttttttttttctgaaaaggACTCCAATCGATCTCTACAAAGCAACTTATCATTTTCACACGAATAATGTTTGTCGGGATGCTCGAATAACTTGTACAGCATATCtcctttttatttaatatttgattatttGTTAGTTACTTATCGCgagatattaaatttttttttttttttgagagataagatattaaaaaattatctaaaataagtTAGGTCACTATCTGAGTTTGAAGTCGAGAATTTGATCCTTGCTTGCGCTTTCACCAAAGGATCTCGTACTTCTGGCTTCTTGGAGAGGTGAGGAATCGAGAGGTCTCTATCGAAAGTCAAAAAACTCGCAATAAATCAGAATTAGTTGTATAATTTTTTGGTGTGTTACAAtccactttttttaaaatcttttcctctattgccaaaaaaaaaaccaattattagggttttttatttatttgttttaaaaggcctttatttctttttcaagtGCTACAAATTGACCCAACCTATTTTCTACCTAAactctcttttcaatatatgtAGGTTAATTACTTCTATTTTCACTTACTTATTTGATAAGTCAATATTGTTGCTTTAAATGCTTACACTTGTGGAGTAACCTAACCTAGCTAGGTTCTTATAGGAGATAGGACtacaacaatattttttttattattattaggcattaattttgaCAAAGCATGCTATATAGATATGTAGCATgctatatatctatagatatatagatatattaggcattaattttgacaaagcatgttatatagatatatattaattcCACATTTAATTAATGTTTGGACAAAATTTTCATGTCATGCATGTCAGTCAATGGTAGTTTCCAAATTTTCTTTTgccattgaaaattttgagcATTTTGAATGAATAATGTAgtaaaaatttttctaacttCGGATTTTTGCTCAAGTTGATTAACTGCAACAAAATCGATGAAAGTTGACTGATACACCCTAATTTACaccaatatatttattttatatgctaAAACTGTTCTTAAATTAACCTTTTACTTATTATtgttttaatctaaaattttttatcaattcatattatataatttagaataatatataaacttgtcaatatattaataagatatcataaattatttttaaaaagcaGTTTAGGGCTTCCTAATATGAATGCTTTTATTGGCTCCAAGTTTTGTCACTCCCACCATGTTCTGTTGCTGATAACTCCAAATGTGTCAGAACCCAAAACAGCATAGTCTCAGTATTTTcctataccaaaaaaaaataaaaaaacaagaaggaaaaaaaaatattcaactaaattttatgagttgtaaaataataataaaaacctCAAGATTTGACTCATTTTACACATAAATCACCTcaaatctaataattaataatgcGAGAGGGATGATTCGAGGTCCTAGCTGTCTCACTCTATATagctaaatttatctttttattgaATGAAGTGGGaatctctttctcaaaaaaaaaagcgagAGGGATCAATACAATCTCGTACGCAGAAAAATTCAGAGTACAAAACGATTTGCTTAATTTTCATTTCCGAACTAACTCGATCATACAATGTGCAGAATTTTTCTATGATGAATGCTCTAGAACATGTGCACTGTTATTCCAAACCATGCATATTTAGGATACCTTAACAGAGTAATTATCACATTAATTATTTACCACAATCACATTAGCACTTGAACCCCccatcttttgatcatttcacaCCTCAACCCCATGCCATAACATGTACCAGGTTTTGCATCAAACCACCTTAAAAGAAGAAACCATTGCACCATCGCACCATTGCACCATTGCACCAAAGAGGGAGATCACTCAACTCAAAAGTGGAGCTAAGGATATGTAACCAAACGCCGAGAGCACGCGGCGCACGCGTACTTGCGCTTCGTGACGATGCAGAGGGGGAGGCAGAAGAGGCGATACGATCGCTCCACGTCGGTGGCTGACACCGCACCGCCGCAGTACGGACAGCTCCCGGGCGCCTTCTCCATGCCCAGCACCTTCTCCTCCTTTGAGCACAAGAAGAACaagggcgaggaggaggagaagaagcacaTGAGTGTCCTTGTTTGTAAATTTCTTTGTTTTAGGGAGTGGGGTGGTTTTTTTGGCTTTGT
This window of the Ananas comosus cultivar F153 linkage group 19, ASM154086v1, whole genome shotgun sequence genome carries:
- the LOC109725172 gene encoding uncharacterized protein LOC109725172; translation: MCFFSSSSPLFFLCSKEEKVLGMEKAPGSCPYCGGAVSATDVERSYRLFCLPLCIVTKRKYACAACSRRLVTYP
- the LOC109725268 gene encoding 60S ribosomal protein L7-4-like, which codes for MAAVVPESVLKKRKREEQWALAKKGANDAEKAKEREKRKLIFSRAQQYAKEYESQEKELIRLKREARLKGGFYVSPEAKLLFIIRIRGINAMHPKTRKILQLLRLRQIFNGVFLKVNKATMNMLRRVEPYVTYGYPNLKSVRELIYKRGYGKLNKQRVPLSDNSIIEKGLGNHGIVCIEDLVHEIITVGPHFREANNFLWPFKLKAPLGGLKKKRNHYVEGGDAGNREDYINELIRRMN